The Larus michahellis unplaced genomic scaffold, bLarMic1.1 SCAFFOLD_76, whole genome shotgun sequence genome includes the window ttgggggggtGTTGAGCATTTGGGGGGGCTagggggtattttggggggggttgggggcattttgggggggtgtTGAGCATTTGGGGGGACTagggggtattttgggggggtttgagggcattttgggggggtgtTGAGCATTTGGGGGGGCCagggggtattttgggggggtttgagggCATTTTGGGGGGTGTTGAGGGCATTTTGGGGAGGTGTTGAGCATTTGGGGGGGCTagggggtattttgggggggtttgagggCATTTTGGGGAGGTGTTGAGCATTTGGGGGGGCCagggggtattttggggggtttggggggcattttgggggggctgtggggcattTTAGAGGTGTTAGGGGGCAGTTTGGGGGACTAGGGGCATTTTAGGGGGgtgggggcattttgggggggtttgagggCATTTTCGGGGGGTGTTGGGcatttggggggggttggggtgctCTGGGGGGTTTAGGAGGCCGTGGGGCTTTTGGGGCTTTTGGGGGCGCTTAGGGTGATTTGGGGGGGGTtcagggattttggggggttttggagAGTatttttgggggttgggggggctttggggggctgttgggggttttggggggtgttggggtgttttaggggggtgttttgggggcgTCCTGGGGTttcgtggcggggggggggggtcggggtgttTTGGGCACGTTTGGAGGTttcaggggggtggggggggattttgggaggggttggtgttttgggggggtgttttgggaggggttggtgttttggggggggattttgaGAGGGgttggtgttttggggggttgttttgggggaGCGTTGGGCTTTTTGGGTGGGCATTTTGGGGGGCGTTGGAGTTTTGCGGGGGTTTTAGTGGGGTGCGGGTGTTTcgggggggggctttgggggggggggattgggtttgggggtgcctggacgtgcgcccccccccccttccccccccccaggttcGTGCAATACAAGGCGACGTCGCTGGAGAAGCAGCACAAGCACGACCTGCTGACGGAGCCCGACCTGGGCGTCACCATCGACCTCATCAACCCCGACACCTACCGCATCGACCCCAGCGGTGCGAGGGGGGGGAACCCccagtctggggggggggggagaaccccaaaatttgggggggggggggggggaagctaaattccctcctttcccccccccccgcctcactcAGTGCTGCTGGACCCGGCGGATGagaagctgctggaggaggagatcCAAGCGCCCACCAGCTCCAAGAGGTAACGGCGTCCCACGGAGAGGGGGGGGCACCCCGCaaccgggctgggggggggccacATGGCACCCCCAAACTCCCGGGGGGGGCCCCATTGTGCTgtttgccccccctccccccccaaccaAGATCGCAGCAACACGCCAAGGTGGTGCCGTGGATGCGCAAGACCGAGTACATCTCCACCGAGTTTAACCGCTACGGCGTCTCCAACGAGAAACCAGAGGTCAAGTGagtccgggggggggtcccgggggggtcttgagcgggccggggggggggggggcgcagccttcgtgactcccccccccccaacacccgtgtcccccccaaccAAGGATCGGCGTCTCGGTGAAGCAGCAGTTCACGGAGGAGGAGATTTACAAGGACCGCGACAGCCAGATCGCCGCCATCGAGAAAACCTTCGAGGATGCCCAGAAAGcggtgagggagggggcggggtgggggggggtggtggtgttagggaccccccccgggataattgctggggggggggggacaccgccCTGACGCCCTCTcgtgctcccccctcccccagatcACGCAGCATTACAGCAAACCCCGCGTCACCCCCGTCGAGGTCATGCCCGTCTTCCCTGACTTCAAGGTaaagcggggtgggggggacacaggcaccttggggaccccccccggagtggggggggggggggaggggggacacacgacaccccaaatcccccccccacctccctgacaggggaaactgaggcacggatcCCCCAAtgctgggggggagcgggcagTTTTGGGGGCAGACGGTGCTTTTGAGGTCTGTGGGAAGGTGTTGCCCCCTCTCACCCCGCCTCGTTTTGCCCCCAAACTCCCtgttttgcccccccccgcccctttttttgcacacacccccccccccccctcctccccccagatGTGGATCAACCCCTGCGCCCAAGTCATCTTCGACTCGGACCCGGCGCCCAAGGACACGAGCGGCCCGGCCGCGCTGGAGATGATGTCCCAGGCCATGATCAggtgctgggaagggggggggggacacacacacacaacggACACCCCCACAttctggggggggccggggaatggtgtctctgcccttccctcctccccttttttaaCCCCCGTCTGCCCGCAGGGGGATGATGGACGAGGAGGGGAACCAGTTCGTGGCTTATTTCTTGCCGGTGGAGGAGACGCTGCGCAAGAGGAAGCGGGaccaggaggaggagatggattACGCCCCCGAGGATGTGtacgggggctgggggggcgccTATATATCCGGGGGGAGCCCTATATATCCGGGGGGGGTCCTGTATAGCTGGTGGGGGGGTCGTCTCACATAGCTCAGGGGATGCCACGTAGTTCGGGAAGGGTTGGAGATAAACGTCTATAGATGAGAAGAGAGAGGGATTACAGCCTGGGAATGTGGGGGGGGGCTATataatcggggggggggggtgtctataTATGTGGGGGAGGTCCTAGATATCTGGGGGGGGGTTATATAGCCGGGGGGGGTGTCATATAGTTAAGAGGGTCCCATATATCTTGAGAACGGAGggacaaatatatatatatatttttagaaacaaatggATTATGCCCCAAGGAtgtgtttgggggggtcctgTATATCTGGGGGGGGGACCTATATAGCCAGGGGGGCTCCTATATGGGGGGGGGGCATATACACCTTGaggggggctggagagggagatATATAGATTGCAAAGGTGGGTTGCACCCCTGAGCATGTGTGCGTGGGGGGGTCCTGTATATCCTGGGGGTGAGCgataaagctgggggggggggggggagcctcTATATCGGGAGGGGGCTGTATAGCTGAGGGGGGTCTCTATGTCTGGGGGGGCCTGtatagctggggggggggtcccatagAACCGAGGGGGTCCCACAGCTCCGTGGAGGGGGAACCGAGGGTCTGGCGGAGCCCGttaggtttggggggggggggggcgctgcttTGGGAaagggggggattggggggggggggggggtgtctttctggcccacccacgccccccccccccccccccccgccttgtcgtcgtcccccccccagctaCGACTACAAGATCGCCCGGGAGTACAACTGGAACGTGAAGAACAAGGCCAGCAAAGGCTACGAGGAGAATTATTTCTTCATCTTCCGCGAGGGCGACGGCGTCTACTACAACGAGCTGGAGAccaggtgggggctgggggggggggaacggggcgggggggggggggggggaggcaccgggggaagccccccccccaccccccccccaaaaaaaaaggaaggggcgGGGGTTTTCTTTCCCTCGGGGCTCCTCGTGCAGAGCGGAGGGGGGAAGTGGTGGTGtggggagggtcctgggggggtgttgggggctCCTGGGTCGGGGGGGGAGGGTTattgagcccccccccccccccaccccacacctgACACGATACTGGAGGGGGGGGAACTGTGGGGCCATGGCGGgtaatttgggggtgggggagttcaggggctgggggggtcaggaggggtctggggggggtccctggagctCTGGGGGTGTCCCTATggctcttgggggggggggtccctgggggtgagggggggtctgggggggggtccgggggggggtcccagggggtcatGAGTGGTTtgagggggtccctgggggggtcaggaggattctgggggtgtccctgggggtgtgtgtgttggg containing:
- the PAF1 gene encoding RNA polymerase II-associated factor 1 homolog; this encodes MAPTIQTQAQREEPGHRPSSHRTLPERSGVVCRVKYCNSLPDIPFDPKFITYPFDQNRFVQYKATSLEKQHKHDLLTEPDLGVTIDLINPDTYRIDPSVLLDPADEKLLEEEIQAPTSSKRSQQHAKVVPWMRKTEYISTEFNRYGVSNEKPEVKIGVSVKQQFTEEEIYKDRDSQIAAIEKTFEDAQKAITQHYSKPRVTPVEVMPVFPDFKMWINPCAQVIFDSDPAPKDTSGPAALEMMSQAMIRGMMDEEGNQFVAYFLPVEETLRKRKRDQEEEMDYAPEDVYDYKIAREYNWNVKNKASKGYEENYFFIFREGDGVYYNELETRWG